A DNA window from Daucus carota subsp. sativus chromosome 3, DH1 v3.0, whole genome shotgun sequence contains the following coding sequences:
- the LOC108214380 gene encoding mannosyltransferase APTG1, translated as MSRRKAASTLEGVNVPEERKSFEGAETRSPISIIFSSSERVFVLCLVMRMINSLLVQTYFNPDEHWQALEVAHRVTFGYGHLTWEWEKGIRSYLHPMMFAALYKVLALLHLDTPLFMIKAPRMLQSMLSALGDLYLYKFSGVLFGDHVAQWALFAQITNWFMFYCTTRTLSNSLETVLTLVGLYYWPCMRNSTSNKVSMVPRKYGLAAAALACAIRPTSAITWIYVGLLELIVARDRLKFIFLEAAPIGGLVLGLTCLLDRLMYGSWVLVPLNFLRFNFLSSGGDYYGTHVWHWYFTQGFSVMLFTFIPFSIYGVILSKQWKLSGLIIWVLGLYSVLGHKEFRFVLPVLPIALMFSGYHLSVISASTPDIKRKISPSKFGKRSLKSRLAIFFLLATNVPMALYMSMVHQRGAEDVMNYLSREANYGKVKSVLFLTPCHATPYYSTLHENVPMRLLDCTPSDTKGIPDESDRFMIDPAGFVAAFAKNWSVPSHIILFDSQERLLKDFLALHSFQERRRFFHSHFKVDRDLQASIVVYTLSREGQ; from the exons ATGAGTCGTCGAAAGGCTGCTTCTACATTAGAAGGTGTCAATGTTCCCGAAGAACGAAAATCTTTCGAAGGAGCAGAAACAAGAAGTCCAATCTCCATTATTTTTTCTTCGTCAGAGAGGGTTTTTGTACTCTGTCTGGTTATGCGGATGATAAATTCTTTACTAGTGCAAACATATTTTAACCCTGATGAACACTGGCAAGCTTTAGAGGTTGCACATAGGGTTACATTTGG GTATGGACATCTAACATGGGAATGGGAAAAGGGAATTCGGAGCTACCTGCACCCAATGATGTTTGCCGCTTTGTATAAAGTTCTTGCACTCTTACATCTTGACACCCCATTATTTATG ATAAAAGCTCCAAGGATGCTGCAATCTATGCTTTCAGCTCTTGGCGACCTCTACTTGTACAAATTCTCCGGAGTCTTATTTGGTGACCATGTTGCACAGTGGgcg CTCTTTGCACAGATAACAAACTGGTTTATGTTTTACTGTACAACACGTACTTTATCAAATAGTCTGGAGACTGTTCTTACACTTGTAGGCCTATACTACTGGCCTTGTATGAGAAATTCAACTTCTAACAAGGTTTCCATGGTTCCGAGAAAGTATGGCTTAGCTGCAGCAGCATTAGCATGTGCTATTCGGCCAACAAGTGCTATTACGTGGATATATGTTGGTCTTTTGGAGTTGATAGTAGCACGGGATCGACTAAAGTTTATATTCCTCGAGGCAGCTCCCATTGG GGGATTAGTTCTGGGGCTCACTTGTTTGCTGGACCGTTTGATGTATGGCTCTTGGGTCTTGGTTCCTCTTAACTTTCTGAGGTTTAATTTTCTGTCCTCTGGTGGAGACTATTATGGAACTCACGTGTGGCACTGGTACTTTACCCAAGGATTTTCTGTAATGCTCTTCACTTTCATTCCCTTCTCAATATATGGAGTTATCCTGTCTAAACAGTGGAAACTTTCCGGGCTTATTATTTGGGTATTAGGGCTTTATAGTGTGCTTGGACACAAAGAATTCAG GTTTGTACTCCCTGTGCTTCCAATAGCTTTAATGTTTTCTGGCTATCACTTGTCTGTGATTAGCGCCAGTACTCCAGATATAAAACGAAAGATATCTCCAAGTAAATTTGGTAAGAGATCTTTAAAATCTCGACTGGCCATCTTTTTCCTGCTTGCAACCAATGTTCCAATGGCTTTGTATATGAGTATGGTCCATCAG AGAGGAGCTGAAGATGTAATGAACTATCTTTCACGAGAAGCTAACTATGGAAAAGTGAAAAGTGTTCTTTTCTTAACACCTTGCCATGCCACACCTTACTATTCAACCCTCCATGAAAATGTTCCTATGCGTTTGTTAGACTGTACACCAAG TGACACCAAAGGAATTCCTGACGAGTCTGACCGATTCATGATAGACCCAGCTGGTTTTGTGGCAGCCTTTGCCAAAAATTGGTCTGTACCAAGTCACATTATACTATTTGATTCTCAAGAAAGGCTATTGAAGGACTTTCTAGCTTTGCACTCTTTCCAAGAG AGAAGGAGGTTCTTTCATTCTCATTTCAAGGTGGACCGAGATCTTCAAGCATCAATTGTTGTATACACTCTTAGTCGTGAAGGGCAGTGA